One window of the Balaenoptera ricei isolate mBalRic1 chromosome X, mBalRic1.hap2, whole genome shotgun sequence genome contains the following:
- the MPC1L gene encoding LOW QUALITY PROTEIN: mitochondrial pyruvate carrier 1-like protein (The sequence of the model RefSeq protein was modified relative to this genomic sequence to represent the inferred CDS: substituted 1 base at 1 genomic stop codon), whose translation MAAVAALWRRAVEIVKTKEFRDYVTSTHFWGPVANWGLPLAAFKDMRAPPDIISGRMTTALIFYSMVFMRFAYLVQPRNLLLMACHGTNVVAQSMQGGRYLIYHXGGATAATAAAASVASPGSTAATPATTPAAEDPVTDGDCLEVTDYDPLTPEHD comes from the coding sequence ATGGCGGCGGTGGCGGCACTGTGGCGGAGGGCGGTGGAGATCGTGAAGACCAAGGAGTTCCGGGATTACGTGACCAGCACGCACTTCTGGGGTCCAGTGGCCAACTGGGGCCTCCCGCTGGCCGCCTTCAAGGACATGAGGGCGCCGCCGGACATCATCAGCGGCCGCATGACGACGGCGCTCATCTTCTACTCGATGGTCTTCATGCGCTTCGCCTACCTCGTACAGCCTCGCAACTTGCTGCTGATGGCGTGTCACGGCACCAACGTGGTGGCGCAGAGTATGCAGGGGGGCCGCTATCTGATCTACCACTAGGGCGGCGCCACGGCGGCCACAGCCGCTGCTGCCTCTGTCGCCTCTCCCGGCTCTACCGCCGCTACCCCCGCTACCACCCCGGCAGCTGAAGACCCTGTGACTGACGGCGACTGCCTGGAGGTCACCGACTACGATCCGCTGACCCCAGAACATGATTGA